One window of Medicago truncatula cultivar Jemalong A17 chromosome 2, MtrunA17r5.0-ANR, whole genome shotgun sequence genomic DNA carries:
- the LOC11441834 gene encoding glutamate receptor 2.7 yields MNFYAQTSSSVPNLLLWVTVIVSLLLLQCLANRSQTTSVGVVIDVNSETGKQQRTAMQIAAQSFNNYSHNHNIILLFRDSGRNPLHAASTAEELITKEKVKVIIGTETWQEASIMADVGAMFQVPTISFSSSLVPSSLMQLRWPFLIQMAQNQTAQMKFISDIIHAFNSQKVIAIYEDNPYNSDSGRLSLLSEALQKVNSQIEYQLVLPSFTSLSDPKGFVLDELLKLLPLKSRVFIVLQASLAMVNHLFREAKKIGLLEKESTWIINEEITSMLEYVDKSVLSSMEGVRGIELNYSISSSAYAQLQESFQAENTKTVESKPGLNALLAYDSITIVTKALEKMNSNSSSSKMLLEEMLSSNFNGLIGDIKFKEGKLSYTPILRVIKVINNDKKHIELNSWTPKLKVSRSLREKASDDTTETKTWKVPTDINPLKVAIPTNPSYDNFLKVSKNQPPTGFCIDLFKEIREILSDQYSGLPYKFYPLNESYDTILFKVMDKTYDAIGADVTILAERSRNVSFTQPYTESGLSLIFPAETEDSAWLIMKPFSWEIWIATIGILIYTMIIIWFLEHHLNPEFGGPLKTQISTTMWFAFSSLFFAHKEKINSNTARVVVGVWLFLVFVLTSSYTASLSSLLTVQKLRSDRDVEWLKQNNLSVGCNNRSTFAKDYLVQVYNFPRHQVVDIQDEHDVVDKFKNKKISAYIVESPYAKIFLNKYCKGYTATTAAYKFGGLGFVFQKGDPMAKDFSVAILTLAENGKLKALEDIWLTPKECSMNSTSSETESLTLDKFWGLYFICATTSTICLLLALLQKYFYNHNNCEEQAHQLSQGNVITEPNVDNNHQLTQGNVITESNVDNNHQLPQGNVISESDDDNNKDLTGAFRNGTGLYIGNLMPLNNAATYGGSVIQGVRRRNSPRLESVSISDEPGNPQSLQSADIEMM; encoded by the exons atgaatttttatgctCAAACTTCGAGCTCAGTTCCAAATCTTTTGCTTTGGGTTACTGTAATAGTCTCACTTCTCCTACTCCAATGTCTGGCCAATAGGTCCCAAACTACAAGTGTTGGTGTGGTCATTGATGTTAATTCTGAAACCGGGAAACAACAGAGAACAGCAATGCAAATTGCAGCTCAAAGTTTCAATAATTATTCCCACAATCATAACATAATCCTACTCTTCCGTGACTCTGGTAGAAACCCTTTACATGCAGCTTCAACTG CTGAAGAATTAATTACTAAAGAGAAAGTTAAAGTCATTATTGGCACGGAAACATGGCAGGAAGCGTCTATTATGGCTGATGTCGGAGCCATGTTTCAAGTACCAACAATTTCATTTTCCTCTTCATTAGTCCCTTCATCATTAATGCAACTTCGTTGGCCATTCTTGATTCAAATGGCTCAAAATCAAACTGCACAAATGAAATTCATATCTGATATAATCCATGCTTTCAACTCTCAAAAGGTTATAGCTATATATGAAGACAACCCTTATAATAGTGATTCTGGAAGGTTAAGCCTCTTATCCGAGGCTCTCCAAAAGGTTAACTCCCAGATTGAGTATCAGTTAGTTCTTCCTTCATTCACTTCTTTGTCTGATCCAAAAGGGtttgttcttgatgaattgTTGAAGTTGTTGCCGCTAAAATCTCGTGTTTTTATTGTACTTCAAGCATCGTTAGCTATGGTGAATCATTTGTTTAGAGAAGCTAAGAAAATTGGATTATTGGAGAAAGAATCAACTTGGATAATCAATGAAGAGATTACAAGCATGTTAGAGTATGTCGATAAATCTGTTTTATCTTCCATGGAAGGTGTTAGGGGAATCGAACTCAACTATTCTATAAGTTCCAGTGCTTATGCTCAGTTGCAGGAAAGTTTTCAAGCTGAGAACACAAAAACAGTCGAGTCCAAACCAGGATTAAATGCTTTGCTAGCTTATGATAGCATTACAATTGTTACAAAGGCTTTGGAGAAAATGAATAGTAATTCAAGTAGCTCAAAGATGTTATTGGAGGAAATGTTATCTTCAAATTTCAATGGCTTAATCGGCGATATAAAATTCAAAGAAGGAAAACTATCCTACACTCCAATACTAAGAGTCATAAAAGTGATTAATAATGATAAGAAACATATTGAACTGAACTCTTGGACACCAAAGTTGAAGGTGTCTAGATCTCTTAGAGAGAAAGCAAGTGATGATACTACAGAAACCAAGACATGGAAAGTGCCTACTGATATAAATCCTTTAAAAGTTGCAATTCCAACGAATCCATCATATGATAACTTTTTGAAAGTCTCTAAGAATCAACCTCCTACCGGATTTTGTATCGATCTTTTTAAAGAGATCAGAGAAATTCTGAGTGACCAGTATTCTGGTCTTCCCTATAAATTTTACCCTCTCAATGAATCTTATGATACAATTCTGTTTAAAGTCATGGATAAG ACCTATGATGCTATTGGAGCAGATGTAACAATACTTGCCGAACGATCCAGGAATGTATCATTCACTCAACCATATACTGAGTCAGGTTTATCACTTATATTTCCGGCAGAAACTGAAGATTCAGCATGGTTGATTATGAAACCATTTAGCTGGGAAATATGGATTGCAACTATTGGTATCCTCATCTACACAATGATTATAATCTGGTTCTTGGAACATCACTTGAATCCTGAATTTGGCGGACCATTGAAAACTCAGATCAGCACCACTATGTGGTTTGctttttcttctctattttttgCTCATA AGGAGAAAATAAACAGCAACACAGCAAGAGTAGTAGTTGGAGTATGGttatttcttgtgtttgttcTAACCTCAAGCTACACCGCAAGTCTTTCATCATTGCTTACTGTCCAAAAATTGAGGTCTGATAGAGATGTTGAATGGCTTAAACAAAATAATCTATCAGTTGGTTGTAATAACAGAAGTACCTTTGCAAAGGACTACTTGGTCCAAGTATACAATTTCCCTCGGCACCAAGTTGTAGATATTCAGGATGAACATGACGTTGTGGATAaattcaagaacaaaaaaatttctGCTTACATTGTTGAGAGTCCATATGCGAAGATTTTCTTAAATAAGTACTGCAAAGGTTACACTGCAACTACAGCAGCCTATAAATTTGGAGGACTGGGATTT GTATTTCAAAAAGGGGATCCAATGGCAAAAGACTTTTCTGTAGCAATTTTAACACTAGCAGAAAATGGGAAACTAAAAGCTTTGGAAGATATTTGGCTAACACCTAAGGAATGCTCAATGAACTCAACATCTTCAGAAACTGAGAGCCTTACCCTTGACAAATTTTGGGGACTCTATTTCATATGTGCTACCACTTCCACAATCTGCTTATTACTAGCTTTATTACAGAAGTACTTCTATAACCATAACAACTGCGAAGAGCAAGCTCATCAACTTTCTCAGGGAAATGTAATCACAGAACCTAATGTTGATAATAATCACCAACTTACTCAAGGAAATGTAATCACCGAATCTAATGTTGATaacaatcatcagcttcctcaagGAAACGTAATCTCCGAATCTGATGATGATAATAACAAAGATTTGACAGGAGCATTTAGAAATGGTACAGGCCTATACATTGGAAATCTCATGCCTTTAAATAATGCAGCAACTTATGGTGGAAGTGTAATACAAGGTGTACGTCGTCGAAATTCACCAAGGTTGGAGAGTGTAAGCATTTCTGATGAACCGGGCAATCCACAAAGCTTACAATCAGCTGATATAGAAATGATGTAA
- the LOC11441284 gene encoding glutamate receptor 2.9: MKPFSWEIWIATIGILIYTMIIIWFLEHHLNPEFGGPVKTQISTTMWFAFSSLFFAHKEKINSNSARVVVGVWLFLVFVLTSSYTASLSSLLTVQKLRSDRDVEWLKQNNLSVACEDGSTFIKDYLVQVHNFPRHQFVEFKDEDDIVDKFKNKKISAYIVESPYAKTFLNKYCKGYTATTAAYKFGGLGFVFQKGDPMAKDFSVAILTLTENGKLKALEDNWLTPNKECSSNSASPETESLTLDKFWVLYFICATTSTICLLLALLQKYFHNHNNCEEEAHQLSQGNVISEPNVDNNHQLTQGNVIAESNVDNNHQLPQGNVISESDDDNNKDLTGASRNGTGLYIGNLMPLNNAATYGGIVIQGVRRRNSPRLESVSISDELGNPQSSQSADIEMI; this comes from the exons ATGAAACCATTTAGCTGGGAAATATGGATTGCAACTATTGGTATCCTCATCTACACAATGATTATCATTTGGTTCTTGGAACATCACTTGAATCCTGAATTTGGTGGACCAGTGAAAACCCAGATCAGCACCACTATGTGGTTTGctttttcttctctattttttgCTCATA AGGAGAAAATAAACAGCAACTCAGCAAGAGTAGTAGTTGGAGTATGGTTATTTCTTGTGTTCGTTCTAACCTCAAGCTACACCGCAAGTCTTTCATCATTGCTTACTGTCCAAAAATTGAGGTCTGATAGAGATGTTGAATGgcttaaacaaaataatttatcagTTGCTTGTGAAGACGGCAGTACCTTTATAAAGGACTACTTGGTCCAAGTGCACAATTTCCCTCGGCACCAATTTGTAGAATTTAAGGATGAAGACGACATTGTGGATAaattcaagaacaaaaaaatttctGCTTACATTGTTGAGAGTCCATATGCGAAGACTTTCTTGAATAAGTACTGCAAAGGTTACACTGCAACTACAGCAGCCTATAAATTTGGAGGACTGGGATTT GTATTTCAAAAAGGGGATCCAATGGCAAAAGACTTTTCTGTAGCAATTTTAACTCTAACAGAAAATGGAAAACTAAAAGCTTTGGAAGATAATTGGTTAACACCTAATAAGGAATGCTCAAGCAACTCAGCATCTCCAGAAACTGAGAGCCTTACCCTTGACAAATTTTGGGTACTCTATTTCATATGTGCTACCACTTCCACAATCTGCTTATTACTAGCTTTATTACAGAAGTACTTCCATAACCATAACAATTGTGAAGAGGAAGCTCACCAACTTTCTCAAGGAAATGTAATCTCTGAACCTAATGTTGATAATAATCACCAACTTACTCAAGGAAATGTAATCGCCGAATCTAATGTTGATAACAATCATCAACTTCCTCAAGGAAACGTAATCTCCGAATCTGATGATGATAATAACAAAGATTTGACAGGAGCATCTAGAAATGGTACAGGCTTATACATTGGAAATCTCATGCCTTTAAATAACGCTGCAACTTATGGTGGAATTGTAATACAAGGTGTACGTCGTCGAAATTCACCAAGGTTGGAGAGTGTAAGCATTTCTGATGAACTGGGCAATCCACAAAGCTCCCAATCAGCTGACATAGAAATGATATAA
- the LOC120578147 gene encoding glutamate receptor 2.7-like: protein MNFYAQTWNSVPNLLLLLPLIISLLQLQNLANSSQNTTSVGVIIDVNSERGKQQRTAMQIAAQSFNNYSNTQTITLLFCDSGRNPLQSASTAEELITKEKVKVIIGMETWQEAAIVADVGAMFQVPTISFSSPLVPSSLTQTRWPFLIQMAQNQTAQINFISGIIHAFNSQKVIAIYEENPYNSDFGMLSLLSEALQKVNSQIEYQLVLPPFTSLSDPKGFVLDELLKLLRLKSRVFIVLQASLPMVIQLFREANKIGLLEKESTWIINEEITSMLDYVDKSVLSSMEGVLGIEHNYSSSSSAYGQLQESFQAENTKTVESKLGSNVLLAYDSIKIVTKALEKMNTNSSSSKMLLEEMLSANFNGLIGDIRFKKGILSYIPMLRVIKVVDNDKKHMELDILTPKFKFARSLRENTCDGGKESLNDSVPKTWKVPTDTNPLKVGIPMHATIDNFLKVSENQPPTGFCIDLFKEIREILSDKYSGLHYKFYPLNGSYDTILFKVMDEQKLKIQHG from the exons atgaatttttatgctCAAACTTGGAACTCAGTTCCAAATCTTTTGCTTTTGCTTCCTCTAATAATCTCACTTCTCCAATTACAAAATCTTGCCAATAGTTCCCAAAATACAACAAGTGTTGGTGTGATCATTGATGTTAATTCTGAAAGAGGGAAACAACAGAGAACAGCCATGCAAATTGCAGCTCAAAGTTTCAATAATTATTCCAATACTCAAACCATAACCCTACTCTTCTGTGATTCTGGTAGAAACCCTTTACAATCAGCTTCAACTG CTGAAGAATTAATTACTAAAGAGAAAGTTAAAGTCATTATTGGCATGGAAACATGGCAAGAAGCTGCTATTGTTGCTGATGTTGGAGCCATGTTTCAAGTAccaacaatttcattttcttctccatTAGTCCCTTCATCATTAACGCAAACTCGTTGGCCATTCTTGATTCAGATGGCTCAAAATCAAACTGCACAAATAAACTTCATATCTGGTATAATCCATGCTTTCAACTCTCAAAAGGTTATAGCTATATATGAAGAGAACCCTTACAATAGTGATTTTGGAATGTTAAGCCTCTTATCCGAGGCTCTCCAAAAGGTTAACTCCCAGATTGAGTATCAATTAGTTCTTCCACCATTCACTTCTTTATCTGATCCAAAAGGGtttgttcttgatgaattgttgaagttgttgaGGCTAAAATCTCGTGTTTTTATTGTACTTCAAGCATCATTACCTATGGTGATCCAATTATTTAGAGAAGCTAATAAAATTGGATTATTGGAGAAAGAATCAACTTGGATAATCAATGAAGAGATTACAAGTATGTTAGACTATGTCGATAAATCAGTTTTATCTTCTATGGAAGGTGTTTTAGGAATCGAACACAACTATTCTTCAAGTTCTAGTGCTTATGGTCAGTTGCAGGAAAGTTTTCAAGCTGAGAACACAAAAACAGTTGAGTCCAAACTAGGATCAAATGTTCTTCTAGCTTATGATAGCATTAAAATTGTTACAAAGGCTTTGGAGAAAATGAATACTAATTCTAGTAGCTCAAAGATGTTATTGGAGGAAATGTTATCTGCAAATTTCAATGGCTTAATTGGTGATATAAGATTCAAAAAAGGAATACTATCCTACATTCCAATGTTAAGAGTCATTAAAGTGGTTGATAATGACAAGAAACATATGGAATTGGATATTTTGACACCAAAGTTTAAGTTTGCTAGATCTCTTCGAGAGAATACATGTGATGGTGGTAAAGAAAGCTTAAATGATTCTGTACCTAAGACATGGAAAGTACCTACTGATACAAATCCTCTAAAAGTTGGAATTCCTATGCATGCTACAATTGATAACTTTTTGAAAGTCTCTGAAAATCAACCTCCTACTGGTTTTTGTATAGATCTTTTCAAAGAGATCAGAGAAATTCTGAGTGACAAGTATTCTGGTCTGCACTATAAATTTTACCCTTTAAATGGATCTTATGATACAATATTGTTTAAAGTCATGGATGAG CAGAAACTGAAGATTCAGCATGGTTGA
- the LOC11446836 gene encoding glutamate receptor 2.7 — MKFSAQTWRNSVPNLLLWLPLIISLLLFQCLANSSQTTTSVGVIIDVNSEIGKNQKTAMQIAAQSFNNYSNNHNIILFFRDSGKNPLQAASAAEDLITKEKVKVIIGMETWQEAAIVADFGAKFQIPTISFSSPPLVSSSSMQFRWPFLIQMAQNHSAQMNFLADIVHGFNSQKVIAIYEDNPYSSDFGMLNLLSEALEKVNSKIEYRLVLPPFTSLSDPKGFVLDELLKLLRLKSRVFIVLQASLPMVNHLFREAKKIGLLEKESTWIINEEITSMLDSVDTSVLSSMEGVMGIQINYSTSSSAYTQLQENFQDEHTETVESKPGSNTLLAYDGISVFTKALEKMNTNFSSSKTLLEEMLSSNFNGLSGNIKFKERQLSYTPMLEVFKVMNNAKKHFEFDSWTPNLKFSRSLKESTSDGTTETKTWKVPTDANPLKVALPTNPAFDNFLKFSQNQPPTGFCIQLFKDIREILSDQYSDLPYEFYYDFNGSYDALLDKVIDESYDAIVGDVTILANRSKNVSFTQPYTESGLSLILPAESDDSAWLFMKPFSTEMWITTVGILIYTMIIIWFLEHHLNPEFGGTVKTQISTTMWFAFTSLFFAHKEKISTNSARVVVGVWLFLVFVITSSYTANLSSLLTVQKLKSARDIEWLIQNKLPVGCDNSSTFVKNYLVQVYNFPRQQVVDVDNEQDIVEKFKSKQISALFIESPYEKVFLNKYCKDYTATTAAYKFGGMGFVFQKGAPIARDFSEAILTLAENGNLKHLEETWLTPSTECSTNSASPETESLTLAKFLGLYIICAATSTICILLALLRKYFHNHNHYDEQAQLPQGNVIAESDDENNNNDMKRSIRNGTGLYNGNLIMTLNKAASFGGSVLQGIRHRNSPRQENVSDSDEPINPQRSQSAVIEMI; from the exons ATGAAGTTTTCTGCTCAAACTTGGAGGAATTCAGTTCCAAATCTTTTGCTATGGCTTCCTCTAATAATCTCACTTCTTTTATTCCAATGTCTTGCTAATAGTTCCCAAACTACAACAAGTGTTGGTGTGATCATTGATGTTAATTCTGAAATAGGGAAAAACCAGAAAACAGCTATGCAAATTGCAGCTCAAAGTTTCAATAATTATTCCAACAATCATAACATAATCCTTTTCTTCCGTGACTCTGGTAAAAACCCTTTACAAGCAGCTTCAGCTG CTGAAGATTTAATTACTAAAGAGAAAGTTAAAGTCATTATTGGCATGGAAACATGGCAAGAAGCTGCTATTGTTGCTGACTTTGGAGCCAAGTTTCAAATAccaacaatttcattttcttctcctcCGTTAGTCTCTTCATCATCAATGCAATTTCGTTGGCCTTTCTTGATTCAAATGGCTCAAAATCATTCTGCACAAATGAACTTCTTAGCTGATATTGTCCATGGTTTCAACTCTCAAAAAGTTATAGCTATATATGAAGACAATCCTTATAGTAGTGATTTTGGAATGTTAAACCTCTTATCGGAGGCTCTCGAAAAGGTTAACTCGAAGATTGAGTATCGATTAGTTCTTCCACCATTCACTTCTTTATCAGATCCAAAAGGgtttgttcttgatgaactgtTGAAGTTGTTGCGGCTAAAATCTCGTGTTTTTATTGTACTTCAAGCATCATTACCTATGGTGAACCATTTGTTTAGAGAAGCTAAGAAAATTGGATTGTTGGAGAAAGAATCAACTTGGATAATCAATGAGGAGATTACAAGCATGTTAGACTCTGTAGATACATCTGTTTTATCTTCCATGGAAGGTGTTATGGGAATCCAAATCAACTATTCTACAAGTTCTAGTGCGTATACTCAATTGCAGGAAAATTTCCAAGACGAGCATACAGAAACAGTTGAGTCCAAACCAGGATCAAATACTTTGCTAGCTTATGATGGCATTTCAGTTTTTACGAAGGCTTTGGAGAAAATGAATACTAATTTTAGTAGCTCAAAGACGTTGTTGGAGGAAATGTTATCTTCCAATTTCAATGGTTTAAGTGGTAatataaaattcaaagaaaGACAACTATCCTATACTCCAATGTTAGAAGTTTTTAAAGTGATGAATAATGCCAAGAAACATTTTGAGTTTGACTCTTGGACACCAAATTTGAAGTTTTCTAGATCTCTTAAAGAGAGCACAAGTGATGGTACTACAGAAACTAAGACATGGAAAGTACCTACTGATGCAAACCCTTTAAAAGTTGCACTTCCTACGAATCCTGCTTTTGATAACTTTTTGAAATTCTCCCAAAATCAACCTCCTACCGGTTTTTGTATTCAACTTTTCAAAGATATCAGAGAAATTTTGAGTGATCAATATTCTGATCTTCCCTATGAATTTTACTACGACTTCAATGGATCTTATGATGCACTTCTGGATAAAGTCATAGATGAG TCCTATGATGCTATTGTAGGAGATGTAACAATACTTGCCAACCGATCAAAGAATGTATCATTCACTCAACCATATACCGAGTCAGGCCTATCACTCATACTTCCAGCAGAGAGTGATGATTCAGCATGGTTGTTTATGAAGCCATTTAGCACAGAAATGTGGATTACTACTGTTGGTATCCTCATCTACACAATGATAATCATTTGGTTCTTGGAACATCACTTGAATCCTGAATTTGGTGGAACAGTGAAAACCCAGATCAGCACCACTATGTGGTTTGCTTTTACTTCTCTATTTTTTGCTCATA AGGAGAAAATAAGCACCAACTCAGCAAGAGTAGTAGTTGGAGTATGGTTATTTCTCGTGTTTGTTATAACCTCAAGTTACACTGCAAATCTTTCATCATTGCTTACTGTCCAAAAATTGAAGTCTGCCAGAGACATTGAATGGCTTATACAAAACAAACTACCAGTTGGTTGTGATAACAGTAGTACCTTTGTAAAGAACTACTTGGTCCAAGTGTACAATTTTCCTAGGCAACAAGTTGTAGATGTTGACAATGAACAAGACATTGTGGAAAAGTTCAAGAGCAAACAAATTTCTGCTCTCTTTATTGAAAGCCCATATGAGAAGGTTTTCTTGAATAAATACTGCAAAGATTACACTGCAACTACAGCAGCATATAAATTTGGAGGAATGGGATTT GTATTTCAAAAAGGGGCTCCAATAGCAAGAGACTTTTCTGAAGCAATTTTAACACTAGCAGAAAATGGAAACCTAAAACATTTGGAAGAGACTTGGTTAACACCTTCTACTGAATGCTCAACCAACTCAGCATCTCCAGAAACGGAGAGTCTGACCCTTGCCAAATTCTTGGGACTATATATCATATGTGCTGCCACTTCCACCATCTGCATATTACTAGCTTTATTGAGGAAATATTTCCATAACCATAATCACTATGATGAGCAAGCTCAACTTCCTCAAGGAAATGTAATTGCCGAATctgatgatgaaaataataaCAATGACATGAAGAGATCAATTAGAAATGGTACAGGCCTGTACAATGGGAATCTCATCATGACATTAAATAAAGCTGCCTCTTTTGGTGGATCTGTATTACAAGGTATACGTCATCGAAATTCACCAAGGCAGGAGAATGTAAGTGATTCTGATGAACCGATCAATCCACAACGATCCCAATCAGCTGTCATAGAAATGATATAA